Proteins from a genomic interval of Methanoplanus endosymbiosus:
- a CDS encoding transposase, whose amino-acid sequence MFFQHFGACRFIYNWGLENKIRTYETDGKSISRFALQKMLPDLKSEHDWMKDVNSQSIQGALLNLENAFTRFFREKKGFPKFKSRKNPVQSFSVPQHYIVNFDTHKIKLPKIGWVKAKLHRKYEGVEKTATVSVTSTGKFFISILIDDGQEQHPAQCFDVNTTMGVDVGIKDFAILSNGEKIDNPRYLKQSILRMKVLQKRLSRKQKGSNNRNKAKNAVAKIHEKIHNQRSDFQHKLSFRLVCENQAIALETLNVEGMLKNHKLAQHIADASWSSFVTQLEYKAQKQGKTILRIGQFEPSTKICSECGYYNRDLTLSDRDWICPDCGIHHDRDINAAINIRKFALDRQNLIGI is encoded by the coding sequence ATGTTCTTTCAGCATTTCGGTGCCTGTAGGTTTATCTACAATTGGGGTCTGGAAAATAAAATCCGAACTTATGAAACAGATGGAAAATCAATATCGAGATTTGCATTACAAAAAATGCTGCCTGATTTGAAATCAGAGCATGATTGGATGAAAGATGTTAATTCGCAATCAATACAGGGTGCATTGTTAAATCTTGAGAATGCATTTACTCGTTTCTTCCGGGAAAAGAAAGGATTTCCAAAATTCAAATCCCGAAAAAATCCAGTGCAGTCATTTTCAGTTCCACAACACTACATTGTGAATTTTGATACCCATAAAATTAAATTACCTAAAATTGGATGGGTTAAAGCAAAATTACACAGGAAATATGAAGGAGTTGAAAAAACTGCAACAGTGTCAGTCACCTCAACGGGCAAATTTTTCATTAGTATTCTGATAGATGATGGACAGGAGCAACATCCTGCACAATGTTTTGATGTAAATACAACCATGGGTGTTGATGTAGGTATCAAAGATTTTGCAATACTTTCCAATGGGGAAAAGATTGACAATCCCCGATATTTGAAACAGTCAATTCTCCGAATGAAAGTGTTGCAAAAACGATTGAGTAGAAAACAAAAAGGTTCTAACAACAGAAATAAAGCAAAAAATGCAGTAGCAAAAATTCATGAAAAAATTCACAATCAAAGAAGCGATTTCCAGCACAAACTCTCTTTTAGATTAGTATGCGAGAACCAGGCAATTGCACTGGAAACTTTGAATGTTGAAGGGATGCTAAAAAATCATAAACTGGCACAACATATTGCTGATGCATCATGGAGTTCATTTGTTACTCAATTGGAATATAAAGCACAAAAACAAGGTAAAACTATCTTACGGATTGGACAATTTGAACCATCTACAAAAATCTGTAGTGAATGTGGATATTACAACCGTGACTTGACTTTATCTGATAGAGACTGGATTTGTCCAGACTGTGGGATACATCATGACCGGGATATTAATGCCGCAATAAATATCAGGAAATTTGCTTTAGATAGACAGAATCTAATTGGAATATAA